GCGGCCCATCACCGAGCACACCGCGGCAGCCGTCATCGGCGACTGACTACACCGACAGATCGCGCCTGAGCTTGGCGACGTGGCCCGTGGCTTTGACGTTGTACTGCGCGACGGCGATCTTGCCCTTTTCGTCGACCAGGAACGTCGAGCGGATGACGCCGGTGACCGTCTTGCCGTACATCTGCTTTTCGCCGTAGGCACCGTACGCCGTCAGCACCTTGCGCTCGGGATCGGACAGCAGCGGAAACGTCAGCCCCTCCGCATCGCGGAACTTGGCGAGCTTCTCAGGCTTGTCGGGTGAGATCCCGACGACGTCGAGGCCGGCCTCGTTGAGCTCGGCGAGGCTGTCGCGGAAGTCGCAGGCCTGCTTGGTGCACCCCGGCGTCGAGGCCGCCGGGTAGAAGTACACGACGACACGGCGTCCCTTGTAGTCGGCCAGCGACACCTTGTGTCCGTCGGCGTCGGGAAGGCTGAAGGCGGGCGCTTTATCGCCCGGCGCCAGCCGCGTGGTCTCGGTCAACGTGGGTCCTTTCTGTTCCCGGCGCGCTGGCATCGAGGCCAGCTGATCTAGGGTAGTGCCTCAGGTGCACCACGCCGACTATGGAGGACTTGGAGGACAGGACCGTGGCCGACCGGGACCCCGAAGCCATCAAGCAGGAGATCGACCTCGCCCGCGACCAGCTCGCGGCAACCGTCGATTCACTCGCCGAGCGTGCCAACCCTCGCCGTCTTGCCGACGACCTCAAAATCCGGGTGATCGGGTTTGTCACCAAGCCCGCCGTCGTCGTCACCCTGGCCGGTGTCGGTGCGATCGTCGTCGTGATCGTGGTGCGCCGGGTCAGGAACCGCTGACGCGGCCCAGCCCTCAAGCGCGGCCGTCGAGTGTGACTCCGTGGCTTTGGCTGTGCGGCCAGGGCGGGAAAATCGCCGAATCGTCGCCGTAGCCGCACACTCGATTCAGGCCGTGCCGGTGCCGGGTCAGGAACCGCTGACACGACTGCTTTCGACGTGCACCGGGAGATCGTCGGCCCACGGCTGGGTGGTGACCATGTCCTCGACATCGACGTAGCCACGCTCGAATTCACCCGTCGCCGCATCCACCAGCCGATATTCCTGCCGCTGTCGCTGGATGGGCTGCGCGTCGAGGATCACCACCCGCACGTCTCCGGGCTCGAAGCCGCAGCGCTGTTGTAGCGCCTCGATGAGGCACTCGTTGTGCATGTGGCCGTCGCCGAAGTTCCAACCCAGCACCATCGAGCACAGCACCTCGCCCTCGCACAGGTTGTAGTCGTCCTCGTCGTAGCCGGCCAGCGCGCGGTGCACCAGCGTCAGCAGCGCCCGCCCGTGGGTGTTCATGCCGCGGAACGCCAGCGCGAGGTGCAGGGGGATCAGGGTCTCCTCCTTGCTGCCGTACAGCCGCTCGAGTTGCAGGTGCTGCATCGGGCCGAGCGCACGGGAGCCGGTGCGGAACTTGTCGTCCACCGCGGGCTTGACGCACCACACCGTGGTGTCCCAGTTGCCCGCGTAGTAACGCATGCCGGGCAGGAATGAAACCTTGCGCGGGAACAGGTTTCCCACCACGACGACCGTCGTGATGACCGCGAACAGCACGACGGGCCAGGGGCTGGTCAGATCCGACAGACCGATCTGTGCATGCGCCACGAACAGCCACAGCACACCGAAGATCATGAACACGTTCCACTCCAGCGGGACCCCCATCGGAAAGGCCAGCAGGATGTTCAGGTGGAACACGATCATCACGAATGCGGCGATCGCGGTCGGCCAGCCGCCATGGGAGAAGAGCAGCGCCAGTGGCACTAAACCTTCGATCGCGGTCGAGAAGTGCGCGATGAAGCCCGACAACGCGCTGGGCCTCAGGTCGTCCGGATAGCGCTTGAACAGCGAGCGCTTGAGCACGCCCGAGGGCAAGAACGGATTGTTGGCCAGCATCGTCGAGATCACAAACGGGAAGTGTCTGGTGATCTTCGATGTGGCTGCGCCCAACCAGATCACCATGAAGACGAGCTTGGCTCCGATGACGATGTCGGGCCCGACGAACAGGAACGCCAGCGCCAGCGGCCCGTACACCTCGGCGCGCGCGGCCAGGAAGATCACCTTGTCGCGCAGGCTGATTGCGGCCAACACCGCGAGGATCGCGATGGTCTGCCACCGCGGCAGCACGCCAATTACCGTGTGCAGAGCCGGAATTGGGCCGGACCCGTCGGATACCAGAGCCATCGTTAGCAATACCAGCAGCGCACCGTAGAGCAGCGCGTCGAACGGGGTCTGGTCGATGCCGTTGGTCAGCGGCACTCGCTTCGGCCAGGGCGGCAGCCGGATGGTGCCGGGCCGCAGCCAGTACAGGATCGATCCCATCGGGGGGAAGTAGCGCCCGGCCAGCGGCCCGAAACAACAACCCAGACCGACGACTTCGAACAGCATGGTGAACAGCACGGCCTTCTGAAACACGATCGGCTCCGACCACCACATGCTGACGTCGCCGAAGCCGCCGATGCCCGTGGTGCACCATCCGAAGAACCAGCCGCCAAGGATGTAGAGCGCGATCTTCACGCCGTACATCACATGCATGATCAGGGGAGTGCCGAAACCGTTCTCGGCGACATGGCGCTGCATCGGGATGATCCGCTGGGCGCGAGGCAACTTGCTCCACTCG
The Mycobacterium sp. 050128 genome window above contains:
- a CDS encoding DUF3618 domain-containing protein, which codes for MADRDPEAIKQEIDLARDQLAATVDSLAERANPRRLADDLKIRVIGFVTKPAVVVTLAGVGAIVVVIVVRRVRNR
- the bcp gene encoding thioredoxin-dependent thiol peroxidase; the encoded protein is MTETTRLAPGDKAPAFSLPDADGHKVSLADYKGRRVVVYFYPAASTPGCTKQACDFRDSLAELNEAGLDVVGISPDKPEKLAKFRDAEGLTFPLLSDPERKVLTAYGAYGEKQMYGKTVTGVIRSTFLVDEKGKIAVAQYNVKATGHVAKLRRDLSV
- a CDS encoding DUF3556 domain-containing protein, whose amino-acid sequence is MGFIKPNLPVVDVAEWSKLPRAQRIIPMQRHVAENGFGTPLIMHVMYGVKIALYILGGWFFGWCTTGIGGFGDVSMWWSEPIVFQKAVLFTMLFEVVGLGCCFGPLAGRYFPPMGSILYWLRPGTIRLPPWPKRVPLTNGIDQTPFDALLYGALLVLLTMALVSDGSGPIPALHTVIGVLPRWQTIAILAVLAAISLRDKVIFLAARAEVYGPLALAFLFVGPDIVIGAKLVFMVIWLGAATSKITRHFPFVISTMLANNPFLPSGVLKRSLFKRYPDDLRPSALSGFIAHFSTAIEGLVPLALLFSHGGWPTAIAAFVMIVFHLNILLAFPMGVPLEWNVFMIFGVLWLFVAHAQIGLSDLTSPWPVVLFAVITTVVVVGNLFPRKVSFLPGMRYYAGNWDTTVWCVKPAVDDKFRTGSRALGPMQHLQLERLYGSKEETLIPLHLALAFRGMNTHGRALLTLVHRALAGYDEDDYNLCEGEVLCSMVLGWNFGDGHMHNECLIEALQQRCGFEPGDVRVVILDAQPIQRQRQEYRLVDAATGEFERGYVDVEDMVTTQPWADDLPVHVESSRVSGS